The Mesorhizobium koreense genome includes a window with the following:
- a CDS encoding TOBE domain-containing protein, with protein sequence MPILNEIGPRDITVGVRPHDLRFEPVGQAKLKATVAIVERTGAETVVTCTLPSGRNVCAAMPGQIAVNAGEQVGLGFNPMQLHYFDPRSGKALVA encoded by the coding sequence ATGCCTATTCTCAACGAAATCGGCCCGCGTGATATCACCGTCGGTGTGCGGCCTCACGACCTTAGGTTTGAGCCGGTCGGACAGGCGAAATTAAAGGCCACGGTGGCGATAGTGGAGCGGACGGGAGCGGAAACGGTAGTGACCTGCACCCTTCCCAGCGGCAGGAATGTTTGCGCAGCTATGCCCGGACAGATCGCCGTCAACGCGGGCGAACAGGTGGGGTTGGGATTCAATCCCATGCAGCTCCATTATTTCGATCCCAGAAGCGGCAAGGCACTCGTTGCTTAA
- a CDS encoding carbohydrate ABC transporter permease, with product MAARKLGPVQLAVRIVGGLALIVVASFPVYYMLLTSLKPQALLLAQPPRFLFTPVLDNYVTLLRGGEFELYYRNSLMVALASTAIGVLLGSMVAFALERGRLRGEHFWMFIILLPRSFPPVATIIPIFFAARSLGLLDQVITLVIFEAAVRLPLVIWVMRGFLRAVPDELIDAAMLDGCSLSSAFFRIVFPIVLPGLAAVSVISFIDTWNAFLVPLVLTNLHGMTAPVGLMSYMETDEQLLWGVIAAGGILTITPLIVVAVALRRFLLQGLTAGAIK from the coding sequence ATGGCGGCGCGCAAGCTTGGCCCCGTTCAGTTGGCAGTGAGGATCGTCGGCGGCCTCGCGCTCATCGTCGTCGCATCCTTTCCCGTCTATTACATGCTGCTGACGTCGCTGAAGCCTCAGGCGCTGCTGCTGGCCCAGCCACCGCGCTTTCTGTTCACGCCTGTGCTGGACAACTACGTCACGCTTCTGCGCGGTGGCGAATTCGAACTTTACTACCGCAACAGTCTCATGGTGGCGCTGGCATCGACGGCTATCGGCGTGCTGCTGGGATCCATGGTGGCTTTCGCCTTGGAACGAGGCCGGCTCCGCGGGGAGCACTTTTGGATGTTCATCATATTGCTGCCCCGCAGCTTTCCGCCCGTTGCCACGATCATTCCGATATTTTTTGCCGCCAGGTCTTTGGGCCTGCTCGACCAGGTGATTACACTGGTGATCTTCGAGGCCGCGGTCCGACTGCCGCTGGTGATCTGGGTGATGCGGGGCTTCCTGCGTGCGGTGCCGGACGAACTCATCGACGCCGCCATGCTCGACGGATGTTCGCTCTCCTCGGCATTTTTCCGCATCGTATTCCCCATCGTGCTGCCCGGCCTCGCCGCCGTGTCGGTCATCTCCTTCATCGATACCTGGAATGCCTTCCTGGTGCCGCTTGTCCTCACCAACCTCCACGGCATGACCGCGCCGGTGGGGCTGATGTCCTACATGGAAACGGATGAGCAGTTGCTGTGGGGCGTGATCGCCGCCGGCGGCATTCTCACCATTACACCCCTCATTGTCGTTGCCGTGGCACTGCGTCGGTTCCTGCTGCAGGGCCTGACGGCCGGCGCCATCAAATAG
- a CDS encoding aldo/keto reductase: MNTPTTRMGRTGLMVSRLALGTMTFGLQTDEATACEILNEAASAGINFIDTADVYPLGGDLETVGRTEEILGRWLRGQRGRYIVATKAVGKMGPNAWDQGASRKHLLDAIDASLARLHTDYVDLFQLHSDDRTTPLEEMVEGLNHIVASGRARYVGVSNFLAYRLAGLLGKAEAKNLVRIVTVQPRYSLLFREIERELLPLASEEGIGVIPYNPLAGGLLTGKHRAVSAPPPGTRFTLGSAAANYQQRYWNEGAFETVARFVEIARRIGISPTTLAIAWVLANPAITAPILGASKPSQLADSIAAASYQIDPAIKEELDQLTASYRLGDATR, encoded by the coding sequence ATGAATACGCCTACGACACGGATGGGGCGCACAGGCCTCATGGTTTCCCGCCTTGCCCTCGGGACGATGACGTTCGGCCTGCAGACAGATGAAGCGACGGCATGCGAGATACTCAACGAGGCTGCATCCGCAGGCATCAATTTCATCGATACCGCCGATGTCTATCCGCTCGGTGGCGATCTCGAGACCGTCGGCCGCACCGAAGAAATCCTTGGAAGATGGCTCCGAGGTCAGAGAGGGAGATATATCGTCGCCACGAAAGCGGTCGGCAAAATGGGTCCGAATGCCTGGGACCAGGGAGCTTCGCGAAAACATCTCCTCGATGCGATCGACGCTTCACTGGCACGGCTGCACACGGACTATGTCGATCTCTTCCAGCTTCATTCGGATGACCGGACGACACCCCTCGAAGAAATGGTCGAGGGGCTCAACCATATCGTCGCGTCCGGAAGGGCCCGCTATGTGGGCGTCTCCAATTTTCTCGCCTACAGGCTTGCCGGGCTGTTGGGCAAGGCGGAAGCAAAAAATCTGGTCCGCATCGTTACCGTCCAGCCACGGTACAGTCTCCTCTTTCGGGAAATCGAGCGCGAACTGCTGCCCCTTGCGTCCGAGGAAGGTATCGGCGTGATCCCGTACAACCCTCTTGCCGGCGGCCTCCTGACCGGGAAACATAGAGCCGTCTCCGCGCCTCCGCCCGGTACGCGCTTCACTTTGGGAAGCGCGGCTGCCAATTACCAGCAGCGCTACTGGAATGAAGGAGCCTTTGAAACCGTGGCCAGATTCGTCGAGATTGCGCGTCGCATAGGAATCTCGCCGACGACTTTGGCGATCGCGTGGGTGCTGGCCAATCCGGCTATCACCGCTCCCATTCTGGGGGCCAGCAAGCCGTCTCAACTTGCTGATTCGATAGCCGCGGCGTCCTATCAAATCGATCCCGCCATCAAGGAAGAGCTCGACCAATTAACCGCATCATACCGATTGGGCGACGCGACAAGATAG
- a CDS encoding carbohydrate ABC transporter permease — protein sequence MNVRTQQRLFLLAFFIPGMAYLIVVRLIPVLVTLYLSFTEWNMTEQPSPTWIGVENYARLARDGDFLTSLTRTLVFCVVATTIEVILGVAIAVFLARPFPGRNLVRTAFLAPMVLTPAVIGLMWYILYHPTIGPLNWILSLFGFEPVGWLTNPTVAFVSIIITDVWHWTPFVFLLAFAAIQNIPADLYESAEIDGASAWQATRHVTLPLIRDTVLVAVLFRSMDAFEIFAEPFVMTGGGPGTATETLSMHIYRTAFNFFQMGYAGAMVVVSIVILVVLYSVYLRLIRTQVAM from the coding sequence GTGAACGTCAGGACGCAGCAGCGCCTGTTTCTGCTGGCATTCTTCATTCCCGGAATGGCCTATCTGATCGTCGTCAGGCTCATTCCGGTGCTGGTCACTCTCTACCTCAGCTTCACTGAGTGGAACATGACCGAGCAACCTTCCCCCACTTGGATCGGAGTGGAAAACTACGCCAGGCTGGCCCGCGATGGCGACTTTCTGACCTCGCTGACGCGAACGCTGGTTTTCTGCGTAGTTGCGACCACGATAGAGGTCATACTGGGCGTAGCCATCGCGGTCTTTCTGGCGCGTCCTTTTCCCGGTCGCAATCTCGTGCGTACGGCATTCCTCGCGCCCATGGTCCTGACGCCGGCAGTCATCGGGCTCATGTGGTACATACTCTACCATCCTACGATCGGACCGCTGAACTGGATCCTGTCACTGTTCGGGTTCGAGCCTGTCGGCTGGCTCACGAACCCAACCGTCGCCTTTGTCTCCATCATCATCACCGATGTATGGCACTGGACGCCCTTCGTGTTCCTGCTGGCTTTCGCGGCGATTCAGAACATTCCGGCCGATCTCTACGAGAGCGCTGAGATCGACGGCGCGAGTGCCTGGCAAGCCACCCGTCACGTCACCCTGCCGCTGATCCGCGACACGGTGCTGGTCGCGGTCTTGTTCCGGTCGATGGATGCCTTCGAAATCTTTGCCGAACCCTTCGTCATGACCGGTGGCGGACCCGGCACGGCAACCGAAACCCTGAGCATGCACATCTACCGCACGGCGTTCAATTTCTTCCAGATGGGATATGCCGGCGCAATGGTGGTGGTATCGATCGTCATCCTGGTCGTCCTCTATTCGGTCTACTTACGTTTGATCCGCACCCAGGTGGCGATGTGA
- a CDS encoding ring-cleaving dioxygenase: MQLTGIHHLTAITADAPANKRFYTETLGLRLVKKTVNQDDTSAYHLFYADGEATPGTDLTFFDWPVERERRGTPSISRTGLRVSGEDSLNYWSARLKDLGVAAEPIRTVDGRATIDFEDAEGQRFRLLDDGGAGTAHPWDRSLVPAEHQIRGLGPITISLPKLEMTDALLTRVLNMKQIRQYSSPDGQGDVHVYTMGDGGPAAELHVAVQPGLPMARQGAGAVHHVAFRTPDVQSSRDWAARLSEFRVPNSGEVERYYFRSLYFREPSGNLFEIATDGPGFSVDEPLESLGERLALPPFLEGKRASIEANLKPLG; encoded by the coding sequence ATGCAATTGACCGGAATCCATCATCTGACGGCGATCACGGCCGACGCTCCGGCCAACAAGCGCTTCTATACGGAAACGCTGGGCCTGCGTCTGGTCAAAAAGACCGTCAACCAGGACGATACAAGCGCCTATCATCTTTTCTACGCCGACGGCGAGGCGACGCCGGGCACGGACCTCACCTTCTTCGATTGGCCGGTGGAGCGCGAAAGGCGGGGAACGCCATCGATCAGCCGCACGGGCCTCAGGGTCTCAGGCGAGGACAGCCTGAACTACTGGTCCGCACGTCTCAAGGATCTGGGCGTTGCAGCAGAGCCGATTAGGACGGTCGACGGTCGCGCCACGATCGATTTCGAGGATGCAGAAGGCCAGCGGTTCCGGCTGCTCGATGATGGTGGCGCAGGCACGGCTCATCCCTGGGATCGCAGCTTGGTTCCCGCGGAGCATCAGATCCGCGGCCTCGGCCCGATCACCATCTCGCTGCCAAAGCTGGAGATGACCGACGCCCTGCTGACCCGCGTGCTCAACATGAAGCAGATCCGCCAGTATTCCTCGCCCGACGGTCAGGGCGACGTCCATGTCTACACAATGGGCGACGGCGGACCGGCGGCCGAACTCCACGTCGCAGTCCAGCCCGGACTTCCGATGGCGCGGCAGGGTGCGGGCGCGGTCCATCACGTCGCGTTTCGCACACCCGACGTGCAGTCGAGCCGCGACTGGGCCGCACGCCTTTCGGAATTCCGCGTCCCGAATTCCGGCGAGGTCGAGCGCTACTATTTCCGCTCGCTCTATTTCCGTGAGCCCTCAGGGAACCTGTTCGAGATCGCGACCGACGGCCCCGGCTTCTCCGTTGACGAGCCCTTGGAAAGTCTGGGCGAAAGGCTTGCCCTACCGCCTTTCCTGGAAGGCAAGCGGGCTTCCATCGAGGCAAACCTGAAGCCTCTCGGCTGA
- a CDS encoding LysR family transcriptional regulator: MVNLRQFELIHAVLTGRTVSSSALALGISQPAASKLLRQAERELGIKLFHREGGRLRPTAEAMAIYPEIERVLSATVTVRERARELEDGLAGALTISATPTAAEAILPFALSRFRKIHPRVKCWVQVMASHQVLHLVRANRVDIGLTTIMIDAPMLISEKLLNSQMICVLPTTHKLAGRERLTIAEIAEYPVISNLHSSMIAGLNQHGNFTELEKRITISINHAATAVALARCNAGIAFVDPLVLHDEDLHHCLVEPTIDISPSMIRWKDRPVSSISETLMDSIRAACAEIGCSGRIGIRPY, encoded by the coding sequence ATGGTCAACCTTCGTCAGTTCGAGCTCATCCACGCGGTACTCACCGGCCGAACGGTAAGCTCCTCCGCGCTCGCCCTCGGCATATCTCAACCGGCGGCGAGCAAGTTGCTGCGGCAGGCGGAACGAGAGTTGGGGATAAAGCTCTTCCATCGGGAGGGCGGCCGGCTTCGTCCGACGGCCGAAGCAATGGCCATATATCCGGAGATCGAGCGGGTGCTCAGTGCAACCGTAACCGTGCGCGAGCGGGCACGCGAACTGGAGGACGGGCTTGCCGGAGCCCTGACGATCTCGGCGACGCCCACCGCCGCCGAGGCAATTTTGCCATTTGCCCTCAGCCGGTTCCGGAAGATTCATCCAAGGGTCAAATGCTGGGTGCAGGTGATGGCAAGCCATCAGGTGCTTCACTTGGTCAGGGCCAATCGCGTCGATATCGGCCTGACGACCATTATGATCGACGCGCCTATGCTGATTTCGGAGAAGCTACTGAATTCGCAGATGATCTGCGTCCTGCCTACGACGCACAAGCTTGCAGGACGGGAAAGGTTGACCATTGCGGAAATTGCCGAGTATCCGGTGATCTCGAACCTGCACTCATCGATGATCGCCGGCCTGAATCAACACGGAAATTTCACCGAACTCGAAAAGCGCATCACCATATCCATAAACCATGCCGCGACGGCAGTGGCGTTGGCTCGGTGTAATGCAGGAATCGCCTTCGTTGACCCGCTCGTTTTGCATGACGAGGATTTGCATCACTGCCTGGTCGAGCCCACGATCGATATCAGCCCCTCGATGATCCGCTGGAAGGATCGCCCCGTGTCTTCCATATCGGAGACACTGATGGATTCCATTCGAGCGGCTTGTGCCGAGATTGGATGTTCGGGCAGAATTGGGATCAGGCCATACTGA
- a CDS encoding GNAT family N-acetyltransferase translates to MAEMEIGKERRDDRHGRYVARIPGVEGEAEITFSVRGPDLISADHTGAPESMRGTGAAFVLVEYMIEDARRNGFRIMPICPYVRAQYRKHPEWADVMAVAPD, encoded by the coding sequence ATGGCTGAGATGGAAATCGGTAAGGAGCGTCGCGACGATCGACACGGACGTTACGTGGCGCGCATTCCTGGTGTCGAGGGCGAGGCGGAGATCACCTTTTCGGTACGCGGTCCTGATCTCATCAGCGCTGATCACACCGGCGCGCCGGAAAGCATGCGTGGAACTGGAGCCGCCTTCGTTCTGGTAGAATACATGATCGAAGATGCCCGCCGAAACGGCTTTCGGATCATGCCGATCTGTCCCTATGTCAGGGCGCAGTATCGCAAACACCCGGAATGGGCCGACGTGATGGCGGTCGCGCCGGATTAA
- a CDS encoding LysR family transcriptional regulator has product MPVRSNAGCAKHCWMKWTIEEIRTFLDVMETGTVSSAAARSNLSKSVISKRIADLEAALGAALFRRHAGRITPTESAEELALRLRPVLTEMTNAVESAAWGMAGLRGSLAITAPMSFGIRHLSPVIADFARQHPDLDILLDYDDRILDLVRGRFDLAIRVGQLPDSGLIARKLCEDPRVIVASPDYVSRRGTPETLGDLQSHPCIGYLNVQAANVWQFVREDGSVIGLSMESRISANNGEAIRDMAIAGLGIAVLPMFIAHEALQEGRLIRIAENLTPTPLPISAVWPPVKPMPMKLRAIVNHFAKAFSERPAWIV; this is encoded by the coding sequence GTGCCGGTGCGCAGCAACGCTGGATGCGCTAAACATTGTTGGATGAAGTGGACAATCGAGGAAATCAGGACGTTTCTGGACGTTATGGAAACCGGGACGGTTTCTAGCGCGGCCGCCCGATCGAACCTCTCCAAGTCGGTCATCAGCAAGCGCATCGCCGATCTCGAGGCAGCGCTCGGGGCGGCACTTTTCCGGCGTCACGCCGGCCGTATCACACCGACTGAAAGTGCCGAGGAACTGGCACTACGGCTGCGCCCGGTGCTGACCGAAATGACGAATGCGGTTGAAAGCGCTGCCTGGGGTATGGCGGGCTTGCGGGGGTCGCTTGCGATCACCGCGCCGATGAGCTTCGGCATTCGGCATTTGAGCCCGGTGATAGCGGACTTCGCTCGTCAGCATCCGGACCTTGATATTCTCCTCGATTACGACGACCGGATTCTCGACCTGGTACGTGGCCGCTTCGATCTGGCGATCCGCGTTGGACAGTTGCCCGACTCCGGCCTGATCGCCCGCAAGCTCTGCGAGGACCCGCGCGTCATCGTGGCGAGCCCGGATTACGTTAGCCGTCGCGGCACGCCCGAAACGCTTGGCGACCTCCAGAGCCATCCCTGCATTGGCTACCTCAACGTCCAGGCCGCCAATGTCTGGCAATTCGTTCGTGAGGATGGGTCCGTAATCGGACTGTCGATGGAAAGCCGGATCTCGGCGAACAATGGCGAGGCCATCCGTGACATGGCGATTGCAGGGCTGGGCATCGCAGTCTTGCCAATGTTCATCGCGCATGAAGCTTTGCAGGAAGGTCGTCTCATCAGGATCGCTGAAAACCTCACGCCCACTCCTCTGCCGATCTCTGCCGTCTGGCCACCGGTCAAGCCGATGCCGATGAAGTTGCGGGCGATCGTCAACCACTTCGCAAAGGCGTTTTCCGAGCGGCCAGCGTGGATAGTGTAG
- a CDS encoding extracellular solute-binding protein, whose amino-acid sequence MTNTLDRREFLLGTGMLALGSGLLGTGPARAGAPDFSGRTVRMITQRSVHQNALSDALRITAEKWGAKLEVRQVTASELEKKVVLDHVANSATWDIMYTGGVQRMYEWYGGKISADMTPLIKQYGDPKLLGLEDLDPNARKAVTFDDKVLGLPIATSNQAMCYRKDLFEDASEKAAFKSKYGYDLAPPDTMKQFHDICEFFTRKKGDTLAGKTLTENFYGTVMPNKKGVYIFHNYENLVVAFGSDIYDPKTGKSAIRSERGLEAVRFLRSLIPFLPPGHINMANAESTATFVSGGAATTLEYFDRMLGTVSAGDTKVQRDQVGYALPPVAEDNPKGYKHGARSGPAVMVISSLSKDKELAFKLLQSAMGAETQLEMAKKYPGYMPTRETALREFAQSTPEVDYLVRAAADRDTAMLTDASIMPYPGILRSNQISEALGDALQSILGGADIDPELQRAEGKINAALADVYKS is encoded by the coding sequence ATGACGAACACGCTCGACAGACGGGAGTTCCTTTTGGGAACGGGAATGTTAGCGCTTGGTTCGGGCCTGCTCGGCACCGGTCCGGCCCGGGCGGGCGCTCCCGATTTCAGTGGCCGCACGGTTCGGATGATCACGCAGCGAAGCGTCCATCAGAATGCGTTGTCCGACGCACTTCGCATCACTGCCGAGAAATGGGGCGCTAAGCTGGAAGTCCGGCAGGTTACCGCAAGCGAACTCGAAAAGAAGGTCGTGCTCGATCACGTCGCCAACTCTGCGACCTGGGACATCATGTACACCGGCGGCGTGCAGCGCATGTATGAGTGGTACGGCGGCAAAATCTCTGCCGACATGACGCCGCTCATCAAGCAATATGGCGATCCTAAGCTGCTCGGGCTTGAAGATCTGGACCCCAACGCCCGAAAGGCGGTGACTTTCGACGACAAGGTTCTCGGCTTGCCCATTGCCACCAGCAACCAGGCGATGTGCTATCGCAAGGACCTGTTTGAAGATGCATCGGAGAAAGCGGCCTTCAAGTCGAAATACGGCTACGATCTCGCTCCGCCTGACACGATGAAGCAGTTCCATGACATCTGCGAATTCTTTACCCGGAAAAAGGGGGACACCCTTGCGGGAAAGACGCTGACAGAGAATTTCTACGGGACGGTGATGCCCAACAAGAAGGGCGTTTACATCTTCCATAATTACGAAAATCTGGTCGTAGCGTTCGGCAGCGATATCTACGACCCGAAGACAGGCAAATCAGCGATCCGGTCCGAGCGCGGCCTGGAAGCCGTCAGGTTCCTCCGGTCGCTGATACCTTTCCTGCCACCCGGGCACATCAATATGGCCAACGCCGAATCTACCGCCACTTTCGTGTCCGGAGGTGCAGCCACGACGCTGGAATATTTTGACCGCATGCTGGGGACTGTGAGCGCGGGCGATACCAAGGTCCAACGTGATCAGGTGGGCTATGCGTTGCCACCGGTCGCCGAGGACAACCCCAAGGGATACAAGCACGGCGCCCGTTCGGGCCCGGCGGTCATGGTGATATCCTCGCTTTCGAAAGACAAGGAACTGGCCTTCAAGCTTCTGCAAAGCGCCATGGGGGCCGAAACGCAACTCGAAATGGCCAAGAAATATCCCGGCTATATGCCGACCAGGGAAACGGCCTTGCGCGAATTCGCCCAGAGCACACCGGAGGTAGACTATCTCGTCAGGGCCGCCGCGGATCGCGATACCGCCATGCTCACCGATGCCTCCATCATGCCCTATCCGGGAATCCTCCGTTCCAACCAGATCAGCGAAGCACTGGGTGATGCGCTGCAGTCGATCCTGGGTGGAGCGGATATCGATCCCGAGCTTCAAAGGGCGGAAGGCAAGATCAACGCCGCCCTAGCCGACGTCTATAAGAGCTGA
- a CDS encoding MmgE/PrpD family protein → MSMTAVLEPPSAEATDPSGPTGQLAAWLAGLRMEQVPSEVRERAKHLILDGIGCALVGAQLPWSQTAVEIVTRIEGRGDKTIIGWRRTTAGPAAALLNGTFIQGFELDDFHALGPLHSASVVIPSLMACAEQIGSVSGRDFLLGAVAGFEVGPRVGMALHGGQMLSRGWHSGSVFGTHASAAAAGKLLGLDAARFEDALGLAGTQSSGLMAAQYEAMCKRMHHGFSARAGLYAAFLAEGGYTGIKRVFEREYGGFLSVFGEGHDPDSSRIASDLGERWETDRIVIKPYAAMGSLHAPLDALFELAAKRPLKPEEIEAVDIDISHAAYHHGWWRVERPLTTIGAQMNVGYAIAVAILDGAAMVKQFSPQRIDSDDVWALIPKITAHHDPAFDTGGQKSRGNTRLRIRFTDGTELETYREGSRGVMNPLTNDEIVEKYETLTEGIVSPERRDSIRETILHLEQVDDIGQLVALLAAPVSAPF, encoded by the coding sequence ATGAGCATGACCGCCGTCCTGGAACCCCCATCAGCGGAGGCGACCGATCCCTCCGGCCCTACCGGTCAACTTGCAGCCTGGCTTGCCGGACTGAGGATGGAACAGGTTCCCTCAGAAGTCCGCGAGCGGGCAAAACATCTCATCCTCGACGGCATCGGCTGTGCTCTGGTCGGCGCGCAACTTCCGTGGTCGCAGACGGCGGTAGAGATCGTGACCCGGATCGAAGGCCGTGGTGACAAGACGATCATAGGCTGGAGACGCACGACCGCCGGACCCGCGGCCGCGCTTCTAAACGGCACCTTCATCCAGGGGTTCGAGCTGGACGACTTTCACGCGCTCGGACCGCTCCACAGTGCCTCTGTCGTCATTCCATCATTGATGGCGTGCGCGGAACAGATCGGCTCGGTTTCCGGGCGCGACTTCCTGCTCGGCGCCGTTGCCGGCTTCGAGGTCGGACCGCGCGTGGGCATGGCGCTGCATGGCGGCCAGATGCTTTCCAGGGGCTGGCATTCCGGATCGGTTTTCGGCACGCACGCCAGCGCCGCCGCGGCCGGGAAACTGCTCGGTCTCGATGCGGCACGCTTCGAAGACGCGCTCGGCCTGGCTGGAACGCAATCCAGCGGTCTGATGGCCGCCCAGTACGAGGCGATGTGCAAGCGCATGCATCACGGCTTCAGCGCCCGCGCGGGGCTTTATGCCGCCTTTCTGGCCGAGGGCGGATATACTGGTATCAAGCGTGTCTTCGAGCGCGAGTATGGCGGCTTCCTATCCGTTTTCGGCGAGGGGCACGACCCGGATTCCTCCCGGATCGCGAGCGACCTGGGCGAAAGGTGGGAAACCGACCGCATCGTCATCAAGCCTTATGCCGCCATGGGCTCGCTTCACGCGCCTCTCGATGCGCTGTTCGAACTTGCGGCAAAACGGCCCCTGAAACCCGAAGAGATCGAAGCCGTCGATATCGACATATCGCATGCCGCCTATCACCACGGATGGTGGCGCGTGGAGCGTCCGCTTACGACGATCGGGGCGCAGATGAACGTCGGCTACGCCATCGCGGTCGCCATTCTCGACGGCGCGGCGATGGTAAAGCAGTTCTCGCCACAGCGCATCGACAGCGACGACGTCTGGGCGCTCATCCCGAAGATCACCGCGCACCATGATCCGGCTTTCGACACAGGCGGGCAGAAGAGCCGTGGCAACACGCGGCTTCGCATCCGCTTCACCGACGGCACGGAACTGGAAACGTACCGGGAAGGGTCGCGGGGCGTCATGAACCCGCTCACGAATGATGAGATCGTCGAGAAATACGAGACGCTGACCGAAGGCATCGTTTCTCCCGAGCGCCGTGACAGTATCAGAGAGACGATCCTTCACTTGGAGCAAGTGGACGACATCGGTCAGCTCGTGGCTTTGCTGGCCGCTCCCGTATCGGCTCCATTTTGA
- a CDS encoding isocitrate lyase/PEP mutase family protein, translating into MKTTTRLRQMLAEPGMIVAPGSYDCISARTIEQAGYSCAYMTGAGTSMSRGFPDYGLLTMSEMVENAAAIARSIDIPLISDADTGYGNELNVTRTVREFEGRGVAGIHIEDQVSPKRCGHLDGKEVISRDEYVAKIRAAVAARSDPDFVIIARTDARAVMGLDEAIARARLACEAGADVGFVEAVQSTEEMAAVPKQIGKPCLLNVVQGGKTPLVELEEAKRMGYRLAILPGLLFTVAIDAMDTILANLKKTGKAPPRPKSATVADTFRRFGTEDWDRIRRGEHASSLLRMTAAE; encoded by the coding sequence ATGAAGACGACGACTAGATTGCGCCAGATGCTGGCTGAGCCCGGCATGATTGTGGCTCCGGGCTCTTACGATTGCATCTCGGCGCGGACGATCGAGCAGGCAGGCTATTCCTGCGCGTACATGACGGGCGCGGGCACGTCGATGTCGCGCGGCTTTCCCGACTACGGGCTCCTGACCATGAGTGAGATGGTCGAAAATGCGGCTGCCATCGCCCGTTCGATCGATATCCCGCTGATTTCCGATGCCGATACGGGCTATGGCAACGAACTGAACGTCACGCGCACGGTACGCGAATTCGAAGGGCGAGGCGTTGCTGGCATCCATATCGAGGACCAGGTATCGCCGAAGCGCTGTGGCCATCTCGACGGCAAGGAGGTCATCTCGCGTGACGAATATGTCGCCAAGATAAGGGCGGCCGTCGCCGCCCGCAGCGATCCCGATTTCGTCATCATCGCCCGCACCGACGCGCGCGCCGTCATGGGCCTTGACGAGGCGATCGCTCGCGCCAGGCTCGCTTGCGAGGCCGGCGCGGATGTCGGTTTCGTCGAAGCGGTGCAGTCCACCGAAGAGATGGCCGCCGTGCCGAAGCAAATCGGCAAGCCCTGCCTGCTGAACGTCGTCCAGGGCGGCAAGACCCCGCTGGTCGAACTGGAGGAAGCCAAGCGCATGGGGTATCGGCTGGCCATCCTTCCCGGCCTTCTCTTCACAGTGGCGATCGATGCGATGGACACCATCCTGGCCAACCTGAAGAAGACCGGAAAAGCGCCTCCCCGCCCTAAAAGCGCGACTGTCGCCGACACGTTCCGCCGATTCGGTACGGAGGATTGGGACCGCATCCGGCGCGGCGAACACGCGTCCTCTCTCCTGCGCATGACCGCGGCGGAATAG